The sequence GCAAATCATAGAATTGAAGATTTAGAGGGAAAGGTAGGATAAGACTATGGAACAACTTATTATGAATACAACATTGATTATTGGAATTATTGGAGTACTTGCGTTTGCGGTATCCGTCATTACACAGGTATTTAAAGGAGTATCGGGGCTTAAGAAGATTCCTACAGACATCTTAGTATTTGTACTGTCTATCGGAATCACGGTGATGGCGTTTATTGCATATATGCAGTACATACAACAAGCGATTTTGTGGTACATGATCATTGCTGCTATTATGGCAGGATTCTTGGTGGCATTTGTGGCTATGTACGGATGGGAAAAAGCAGCAGAGCTTTGGAAGAGATTTTACAAGGGTAGCGTAGACAGATAATTCAGAGGGCGAGTAATCGTCCTCTTTTGTGAAAGGAGATTTAATATGGAAAGAAAGATTATTGATGTAAGCTATCATAACGGTACAATTGACTGGAATGCAGTAAAAGTCAGTGGAATTGAAGGAGCAATTCTCCGATGTGGATATGGAGATGATATTGTCGGACAAGACGATAGTCAGTGGTTTCGTAATGCAGACGAATGTACAAGGCTTGGAATTCCATTTGGGGTGTATATTTACTCTTATGCAAAATCAGAAGCGCAGAGTAGGAGTGAAGCAGCACATGTGTTACGTCTGATCAGCGGATACAAGTTAAGCTATCCAATCTATTTGGACTTGGAGGAATCAGGCACTGAAAGCCATGCAGTTGCTGGTGCGAAAATTTTCTGTGATATTATTGAAAAAGCTGGATACGTGGTCGGTATCTACGCGAATCAAAATTGGTTTCAGAATATCATCGGAAATCAGCTTGATAGATACACAAAATGGATTGCAAGATACTCATCAAATAAACCGACCGTAGCGTGTGATATTTGGCAGCACACAAGTGATGGAACAGTAAGTGGAATTAACGGAAGAGTGGACATGAATATCTGCTACAGAGATTTTCCGGCAGAAATCAAGGGAGGCACAAACAATATGAGTAAGAGACAATTTTATCCAGGAGAAGCCTACACTGCAAATCAAGCAAATGTATATACTACAGGCGATTGTAATGCAGTAAGACAGACATTGGCGCGGGGAAGTAAGGTGAAAGTGTTAGACACCGGAACAGAAGTGGTAACTGTAGAAATCACACAGAAGGGATACATGAAATGCAATGATTTATTGCCATTGTTCAAAAAAGGGGATAAAGCGAAACTGGTGGAAGATGTAACAGTTACAATTCCAAAAGGAACGGTAATCACATCGGACGACAGCGGATATGGAGGAATTAAAGCAACAGTGCAGGGTGTTGTTGATTGTAGGAAAATCGAGCATGTAAAACATTAAATGAACAGCCCCATCTCCGAAGAGGTGGGGCGAAAATATTGTATCATCTTACAAAACTTAATAGAATATAATAAAACCGTTTACAACACGTTTACAACAAAAATGCCTGCAAACGGCGTATTTATGTAAAATTATTTTACATAGATTTAACATTACTTGCGTTTTAGATTTAACAGAGGTTCGATATGATATGACCTGTGAAGAAGTTAAGGAATAAAAAATCTTTTACTGAAAAAGGAGAAATGTAAAAATGAAAATGAAAAAGTTTTTAGCGTTAACAGCAACAGTAGCAATGGTAGCCTCAATGGCAGTTGGATGTGGAAACTCAGGTAATTCAGATAAAACAGAT comes from Coprococcus phoceensis and encodes:
- a CDS encoding glycoside hydrolase family 25 protein → MERKIIDVSYHNGTIDWNAVKVSGIEGAILRCGYGDDIVGQDDSQWFRNADECTRLGIPFGVYIYSYAKSEAQSRSEAAHVLRLISGYKLSYPIYLDLEESGTESHAVAGAKIFCDIIEKAGYVVGIYANQNWFQNIIGNQLDRYTKWIARYSSNKPTVACDIWQHTSDGTVSGINGRVDMNICYRDFPAEIKGGTNNMSKRQFYPGEAYTANQANVYTTGDCNAVRQTLARGSKVKVLDTGTEVVTVEITQKGYMKCNDLLPLFKKGDKAKLVEDVTVTIPKGTVITSDDSGYGGIKATVQGVVDCRKIEHVKH